In one window of Opitutus sp. GAS368 DNA:
- a CDS encoding glycosyltransferase family 9 protein: MQSLLVIKPSSLGDIVHALQVVQVLAKERPGCRISWVVRERFAGLVQAAPFVHEVIIFRRRDGWRAFLRLLRQLRGRGRRFDAVWDMQGLLRSGLMTAAARAPVKWGRPDSREGAGIFYTRRVDRPEGAGPHHALEILQPFLRADGLAPRLDFPLNLRAGVIYPWQAFFAGDPRSTFVIFTDSRGAEKEWPRFNELTALIFRTIPGSKIAWCAGKPAKPEVAVPGERFLNLTGCPMDQMIALVRQPATFIGNDSGPMHLSAASGNRVLAIFGPTSPRRFGPFPLDNPKHRAVEAPDGRLADLDPAAVLAALEELRARPL; this comes from the coding sequence ATGCAAAGCCTCCTCGTCATCAAGCCGTCGTCCCTCGGCGACATCGTGCACGCGCTGCAGGTGGTGCAAGTGCTGGCCAAGGAGCGGCCGGGCTGCCGGATCAGCTGGGTGGTGCGGGAACGGTTCGCCGGGCTGGTGCAGGCGGCGCCGTTCGTGCACGAGGTCATCATCTTCCGCCGGCGCGACGGCTGGCGGGCTTTTCTGCGGCTGCTGCGGCAGCTGCGCGGGCGCGGGCGGCGGTTCGATGCGGTCTGGGACATGCAGGGGCTGCTGCGCTCCGGACTGATGACCGCGGCGGCCCGGGCTCCGGTGAAATGGGGCCGGCCCGATTCGCGCGAGGGCGCGGGGATTTTCTACACCCGCCGCGTGGATCGGCCGGAGGGCGCGGGCCCCCACCACGCGCTGGAGATATTGCAGCCCTTCCTGCGGGCCGACGGCCTCGCGCCGCGGCTGGACTTTCCGCTGAACCTGCGGGCGGGCGTGATCTACCCGTGGCAGGCGTTTTTCGCCGGCGACCCGCGCAGCACCTTTGTCATTTTCACGGACAGTCGCGGGGCGGAGAAGGAATGGCCGCGGTTCAACGAACTGACCGCGCTGATTTTCCGCACCATTCCGGGCAGCAAAATCGCCTGGTGCGCCGGCAAACCCGCCAAGCCCGAGGTCGCAGTGCCGGGCGAACGCTTCCTGAACCTCACGGGTTGCCCGATGGACCAGATGATCGCGCTGGTGCGGCAGCCGGCGACCTTCATCGGCAACGACAGCGGACCGATGCACCTGTCGGCGGCGTCCGGCAACCGGGTTCTGGCCATCTTCGGGCCGACCTCGCCGCGGCGCTTCGGGCCGTTCCCGCTGGATAACCCGAAGCACCGGGCCGTCGAGGCACCGGACGGCCGGCTGGCGGATCTCGACCCGGCGGCGGTCCTGGCGGCGCTGGAGGAATTGCGGGCGCGGCCGCTTTGA
- a CDS encoding DUF4254 domain-containing protein, whose amino-acid sequence MKFDAPEIAARQTELTACWHQATPAVGADGFFRLLEENHLRNFSLWHEEDVARRDDLGFERVYQAKRNIDRFNQERNNFAEEMDKAVVAALHPPQSGCPRNSETPGMMIDRLSILALKEYHMHEETVRPEASVEHKAKCAEKLARIRQQRADLTGCLADLFADVIAKRRTFSAYFQFKMYNDPALNPQLYRNAPKSGSA is encoded by the coding sequence ATGAAATTCGACGCCCCGGAAATCGCCGCCCGCCAGACCGAACTCACCGCCTGCTGGCATCAAGCCACGCCCGCCGTCGGCGCGGATGGTTTTTTCCGGCTGCTCGAGGAAAACCACCTCCGCAATTTTTCGCTCTGGCACGAGGAGGATGTCGCCCGCCGCGACGACCTCGGCTTCGAGCGCGTCTACCAGGCCAAGCGCAACATCGACCGCTTCAACCAGGAACGGAACAACTTTGCCGAGGAGATGGACAAGGCCGTCGTCGCCGCGCTCCATCCGCCGCAATCCGGCTGCCCGCGCAACTCCGAGACCCCCGGCATGATGATCGACCGCCTCTCCATCCTCGCGCTGAAGGAATACCACATGCACGAGGAGACCGTGCGCCCCGAGGCCTCCGTCGAGCACAAGGCGAAGTGCGCCGAGAAGCTCGCCCGCATCCGCCAGCAGCGCGCCGACCTTACGGGGTGCCTTGCCGACCTGTTCGCCGACGTGATCGCGAAACGCCGCACCTTCTCCGCCTACTTCCAGTTCAAGATGTATAACGACCCGGCGCTGAACCCCCAGCTCTACCGCAACGCGCCGAAGTCAGGCAGCGCATGA
- a CDS encoding glycosyltransferase family 9 protein: MPWPDPRPLRILVIRYRFIGDTVLAIPTLRNLRRAFPKAKIDVLGEPVSGDTLALCPYKDELLYFAPRLKGEKKRAAKFPTTLLGAAGFLRARQYDRCYILRRSFSSAILPLLAGIPHRVGFATDRRAWLLQRSTPYADKHEVECFLDVLRADGIPVTDTHNENWTDPAADARVAAGLPPGKRPRVFLCAKSIVPSKDWAPGRFARLIAWLVNERGCEIHLCDAPGYAAYYEEIRAALPAPLARDWTDWSKQLSIKESNSLFQRMDLAIGIDTGLLHLAASFHVPVVALFGPLEPWRWHPWDTRHTILRPDDLTGPRPLLRLSVAEVQAAVEPYLAAIAPP, encoded by the coding sequence ATGCCCTGGCCCGACCCGCGCCCGCTGCGCATCCTGGTGATCCGCTACCGTTTCATCGGCGACACCGTCCTGGCCATCCCCACCCTGCGCAACCTCCGCCGCGCCTTCCCGAAGGCGAAGATCGACGTGCTCGGCGAACCGGTCTCGGGCGACACCCTCGCGCTCTGCCCCTACAAGGATGAACTCCTCTACTTCGCCCCGCGCCTGAAGGGTGAAAAGAAGCGCGCGGCGAAATTTCCGACGACGCTGCTCGGCGCCGCGGGTTTCCTGCGCGCCCGGCAATACGACCGCTGCTACATCCTGCGCCGCTCCTTCTCCAGTGCCATCCTGCCGTTGCTGGCCGGCATCCCGCACCGGGTCGGCTTCGCGACCGACCGCCGCGCCTGGCTGCTCCAGCGCAGCACGCCCTACGCCGACAAGCACGAGGTCGAGTGCTTCCTGGATGTCCTCCGCGCCGACGGCATTCCCGTCACCGACACGCACAACGAGAACTGGACCGATCCCGCGGCCGACGCGCGCGTTGCCGCCGGCCTGCCCCCGGGCAAACGCCCCCGGGTTTTCCTCTGCGCCAAGTCCATCGTGCCGTCCAAGGATTGGGCGCCCGGGCGCTTTGCCCGGCTCATCGCCTGGCTGGTCAACGAGCGCGGTTGCGAGATCCACCTCTGCGATGCGCCCGGCTACGCGGCTTACTACGAAGAAATCCGCGCCGCGCTCCCCGCGCCGCTCGCCCGCGACTGGACCGACTGGAGCAAGCAGCTCTCGATCAAGGAATCCAATTCACTCTTCCAGCGCATGGACCTCGCCATCGGCATCGACACCGGCCTGCTGCACCTGGCCGCTTCGTTCCATGTGCCGGTCGTGGCCTTGTTCGGCCCGCTCGAGCCGTGGCGCTGGCACCCGTGGGACACGAGGCACACGATCCTGCGGCCCGACGACCTCACCGGCCCGCGCCCGTTGTTGCGCCTGTCCGTCGCCGAGGTGCAAGCGGCGGTTGAGCCCTACCTGGCCGCCATCGCCCCGCCATGA
- a CDS encoding glycosyltransferase, with translation MSAKARVIHFVTGGGSGATRVALELACGHLRTGNYEPLLVLRRKRVPLPAPMQAQIAAAGLRTAWVDEGPKWTTRRQLAALIAEFKPQVLAAHGNSEHLWGRQAAFAANVPVVLHVEQNCERYLFWRRWSAQRLAAQTTATVCVSQGVADHVRPLGLVGPRLEIIHNGVDPAHYSAGTPAFASRSQDIIMFARFARQKDQPTLIRAAGRLVAQGWTGRLLLGGWNKESHRRASEKLVRRLGLAGRVDFLGQVADVAPIYHRCRAAVLSTHYEGLPLVLIEYMAAGCAAIGSEAPGVTDIIQPGVNGWLFPSGDAAALVAILTGVLAGGPAIEAVVARGEADASARFSLARMISRYEALFAELLAPGAG, from the coding sequence ATGAGCGCGAAAGCCCGTGTGATTCACTTCGTCACGGGCGGCGGCTCCGGCGCGACCAGGGTTGCGCTCGAACTCGCCTGCGGCCACCTGCGTACGGGCAACTATGAGCCACTGCTCGTGTTGCGCCGCAAGCGGGTCCCGCTCCCCGCGCCCATGCAGGCGCAGATTGCCGCGGCCGGCCTGCGCACCGCGTGGGTGGACGAAGGCCCCAAGTGGACGACCCGGCGCCAACTCGCGGCGCTCATCGCGGAATTCAAACCGCAGGTCCTGGCGGCGCACGGCAACAGCGAGCACCTCTGGGGCCGACAGGCGGCCTTCGCGGCAAATGTGCCCGTCGTCCTGCATGTCGAGCAGAACTGCGAGCGCTACCTGTTCTGGCGGCGCTGGTCCGCGCAACGGCTCGCGGCCCAAACCACGGCGACCGTCTGCGTCTCGCAGGGTGTCGCCGACCACGTCCGCCCGCTCGGGCTCGTCGGCCCGCGCCTCGAAATCATCCACAACGGCGTCGATCCGGCGCACTACTCCGCCGGCACGCCGGCATTCGCCTCGCGCAGCCAGGACATCATCATGTTCGCCCGCTTTGCCCGCCAGAAGGACCAGCCGACCCTGATCCGGGCGGCCGGGCGGCTGGTCGCACAGGGCTGGACCGGCCGCCTGCTGCTCGGCGGCTGGAACAAGGAGTCGCACCGTCGCGCCAGCGAGAAACTCGTGCGCCGCCTCGGGCTGGCCGGCCGGGTCGATTTTCTTGGGCAGGTCGCGGATGTCGCGCCCATCTACCACCGCTGCCGGGCCGCGGTGCTTTCGACGCATTACGAAGGCCTGCCGCTGGTGCTGATCGAATATATGGCGGCCGGCTGTGCCGCCATCGGCAGCGAGGCTCCGGGCGTGACCGACATCATCCAACCCGGCGTCAATGGCTGGCTCTTCCCCTCCGGGGACGCGGCGGCGCTGGTCGCGATCCTGACCGGCGTGCTCGCGGGCGGCCCGGCCATTGAGGCCGTGGTGGCCCGCGGCGAGGCCGACGCCTCGGCGCGCTTCTCGCTCGCGCGGATGATCAGCCGCTACGAGGCCTTGTTCGCCGAACTTCTCGCCCCTGGGGCCGGCTAA
- a CDS encoding glycosyltransferase family 9 protein — translation MSAHTPLVIRFGAMGDMILLVPMLKALQQRYGQPCTLISSGGWTPPLMQRVPACGEVSLLTSRRAPYFFNRSQWQLVDFLRRRPPGPVYVMEPDEKPLSLLRRGGVGPEWICTMRDLPRLPGEHVATHALRLARQTPVALGTDTAFNGEIPAAPDTRLTLSEADRRDCAAWLESRHLAGAPLVLIQPGNKKTMKGGPRQRGSNAKYWPEDNWAEVIAAVRRLLPSSRVLICGAPSERPLAEDIASRLPGEQSHVLIATDDLPVSRLLALQERAHSMISVDTGPAHAAAAMGCPLVVMFARKAHIAAELYAPIPTAAPVKILLPSDPSPDAGLLSVTPATVIQTWQGLLPACRS, via the coding sequence GTGTCTGCACACACACCGCTGGTCATCCGTTTCGGCGCCATGGGGGACATGATCCTGCTCGTCCCCATGCTGAAGGCCCTGCAGCAGCGTTACGGGCAGCCCTGCACCCTGATTTCCTCGGGTGGCTGGACCCCGCCGCTCATGCAACGCGTGCCCGCCTGCGGCGAGGTGAGCCTGCTCACCAGCCGCCGGGCACCGTATTTTTTCAACCGCAGCCAGTGGCAACTGGTGGATTTCCTGCGACGGCGCCCGCCCGGGCCCGTTTACGTCATGGAACCGGATGAGAAACCCCTGAGCCTCCTCCGGCGCGGCGGCGTCGGCCCGGAATGGATCTGCACCATGCGGGACCTGCCGCGGCTGCCGGGCGAGCACGTTGCCACGCACGCCTTGCGCCTCGCCCGCCAGACCCCGGTCGCACTGGGCACTGACACCGCCTTCAACGGGGAAATCCCCGCGGCACCCGATACCCGCCTGACCTTGTCCGAAGCCGACCGCCGCGACTGCGCCGCGTGGCTGGAGAGCCGGCACCTGGCCGGGGCGCCGCTCGTGCTGATCCAGCCCGGCAACAAGAAGACCATGAAGGGCGGCCCGCGCCAGCGGGGGAGTAATGCGAAATACTGGCCGGAAGACAACTGGGCGGAGGTCATCGCGGCCGTGCGGCGGCTTCTGCCCTCGTCTCGCGTGCTGATCTGCGGCGCCCCGAGCGAGCGTCCGCTGGCCGAGGACATTGCGAGCCGGCTGCCCGGCGAACAAAGCCATGTGCTCATCGCCACCGATGACCTGCCGGTTTCCCGGCTGCTCGCGCTGCAGGAGCGGGCGCACAGCATGATCAGCGTGGACACGGGACCGGCCCATGCCGCCGCGGCCATGGGTTGCCCGCTGGTCGTGATGTTTGCCCGCAAGGCCCATATCGCCGCGGAACTCTACGCTCCGATTCCGACGGCCGCACCGGTGAAAATCCTTCTGCCGTCGGATCCGTCGCCCGACGCCGGCCTGCTCTCGGTCACCCCCGCCACCGTCATTCAGACCTGGCAAGGACTGCTTCCCGCCTGCCGGAGCTAG
- a CDS encoding ABC transporter ATP-binding protein produces MPLLEVTDLRTYFHTRRGVYRAVDGVSFSLEKGETLGIVGESGSGKSVTCATLLGLIPQPPGRIESGRALFDGTDLLHCSPSELRAIRGKRIAMVFQDPMTSLNPYLRIAEQLIEPLLIHEKVSKTDALARGRAMLEAVGIPDAAKRLHSYPHEFSGGMRQRVMIAMALITKPDLLIADEPTTALDVTVQAQILELLKKLQRELGMAVIFVTHDLAVVSGLCDRVQVMYAGRIVESADTRTLFRAPQHPYTKALQRCIPALQDKGRELFTIPGLPPDLSKPFTEAELLKRFDLPAEKSPAAAAPHAIGRETVISVQAVETHFPIESGFLFRKQTGTVKAVDGVSFEVRRGEVLGLVGESGSGKSTLARAIMQLVPVTAGTVVLGSRNLTAASAAEIQAARRDLQMVFQDPFASLNPRLTVYATLAEPLLVHGVVPPDQVPARVAQLMEQVGLAPRFMQKYPHEFSGGQRQRIAIARALALRPKVIIADEPVSALDVSIQAQILNLLAGLVRTMDLTMIFIAHDLSVVKHVSDRIAVMYQGQIVELGSALDIMERPQHPYTRALIGAIPHVAR; encoded by the coding sequence ATGCCCTTGCTCGAAGTCACGGACCTTCGCACCTATTTTCACACGCGCCGCGGCGTATATCGGGCGGTCGACGGGGTCAGCTTCTCCCTCGAAAAGGGCGAGACCCTCGGGATCGTCGGCGAGTCGGGTTCGGGCAAGTCGGTCACCTGCGCCACGCTCCTCGGCCTCATCCCGCAGCCGCCGGGCCGGATCGAGAGCGGCCGGGCCCTGTTCGACGGCACCGACCTGTTGCACTGTTCCCCGTCCGAGCTCCGCGCCATCCGCGGCAAGCGCATCGCCATGGTCTTCCAAGACCCAATGACGTCGCTGAATCCCTACCTGCGCATCGCGGAACAGCTCATCGAGCCGCTGCTCATCCACGAAAAGGTTTCCAAGACCGACGCCCTGGCCCGCGGCCGGGCCATGCTCGAGGCGGTCGGAATCCCCGACGCGGCGAAACGCCTCCATAGCTACCCCCATGAGTTTTCCGGCGGCATGCGCCAGCGCGTGATGATTGCCATGGCGCTGATCACCAAGCCCGACCTGCTCATCGCCGACGAACCGACCACGGCGCTCGACGTGACCGTGCAGGCCCAGATCCTGGAGCTGCTCAAGAAACTCCAGCGCGAGCTGGGCATGGCGGTCATCTTTGTCACCCACGACCTGGCCGTCGTGTCCGGCCTGTGCGACCGTGTGCAGGTCATGTATGCCGGCCGGATCGTGGAATCGGCCGACACCCGCACGCTCTTCCGCGCCCCGCAGCATCCCTACACCAAGGCCCTCCAGCGCTGCATCCCGGCCCTGCAGGACAAGGGCCGGGAGCTCTTCACCATTCCCGGCCTGCCGCCCGACCTGTCGAAACCGTTCACCGAGGCCGAGCTGCTGAAGCGTTTCGACCTGCCGGCGGAGAAGTCTCCCGCGGCCGCCGCGCCCCATGCCATCGGCCGCGAGACCGTCATCTCGGTCCAGGCCGTGGAGACCCACTTCCCGATCGAATCCGGTTTTCTTTTCCGGAAGCAAACGGGCACGGTGAAGGCGGTGGACGGCGTCAGCTTCGAGGTCCGGCGCGGCGAGGTGCTCGGCCTGGTCGGCGAATCCGGCAGCGGCAAATCCACCCTGGCCCGCGCCATCATGCAGCTGGTTCCCGTCACCGCCGGCACGGTCGTGCTGGGCAGCCGCAACCTCACCGCCGCGTCCGCCGCCGAGATCCAGGCGGCCCGGCGGGACCTGCAGATGGTTTTCCAGGACCCGTTCGCCTCGCTCAATCCGCGCCTGACGGTCTACGCCACGCTGGCCGAGCCCCTGCTCGTGCACGGCGTGGTGCCGCCGGACCAGGTGCCGGCGCGGGTGGCGCAGTTGATGGAGCAGGTCGGCCTGGCCCCGCGCTTCATGCAGAAATACCCGCACGAGTTCTCGGGCGGCCAGCGGCAGCGCATCGCCATCGCCCGGGCGCTCGCCCTGCGGCCAAAGGTCATCATTGCGGACGAACCCGTGTCCGCGCTCGACGTCTCCATCCAGGCGCAGATCCTCAACCTGCTGGCCGGCCTCGTGCGGACCATGGACCTCACCATGATCTTCATCGCCCACGACCTGTCCGTGGTGAAGCACGTCTCCGACCGCATCGCCGTCATGTATCAGGGCCAGATCGTCGAGCTCGGGTCCGCCCTCGACATCATGGAACGCCCGCAGCACCCCTACACCCGCGCGCTGATCGGTGCGATCCCGCACGTCGCCCGGTAG
- a CDS encoding DUF4919 domain-containing protein, which translates to MKPTLLQFFLPVLLLLPALRADPMPPAPEREARAHQATQQRLAHAASAKYNPYDTGNRDIRKAAYALLDQKKPAEAIACAEKGLARFPCDIELRMILASAWREAGDQAKADQFQAEWMGLVDSILQSGTGRDYASAFRVISVDEEYCVLRVLRLQVTKQALDQHDGSAFDLMTVKRPESDAELTLYFNIDLPSQWLAQQFAAPVKK; encoded by the coding sequence ATGAAACCAACCCTCCTCCAATTCTTCCTGCCGGTCCTGCTCCTTCTGCCCGCACTTCGCGCCGACCCCATGCCACCGGCACCCGAACGGGAGGCCCGGGCCCACCAGGCCACGCAGCAACGCCTGGCCCACGCCGCCTCGGCGAAATACAATCCCTACGACACCGGGAACCGCGATATCCGGAAGGCGGCCTATGCCCTCTTGGATCAAAAGAAACCCGCGGAGGCCATCGCGTGCGCCGAAAAGGGATTGGCGCGTTTCCCGTGCGACATCGAACTGCGGATGATCCTGGCCAGCGCCTGGCGCGAGGCCGGCGACCAGGCCAAGGCCGATCAGTTCCAGGCCGAATGGATGGGTCTGGTGGATTCCATCCTGCAAAGCGGCACCGGCCGCGATTACGCCTCGGCCTTCCGGGTCATCAGCGTGGACGAGGAATATTGCGTGCTGCGCGTTCTCCGCCTGCAAGTGACCAAGCAGGCGCTCGATCAGCACGACGGCAGTGCCTTCGATCTCATGACCGTCAAGCGGCCCGAGTCCGACGCCGAGCTCACCCTCTATTTCAACATCGATTTGCCCTCGCAGTGGCTCGCCCAGCAGTTCGCGGCCCCGGTAAAAAAGTAA
- a CDS encoding tRNA (cytidine(34)-2'-O)-methyltransferase — protein sequence MLHVVLFQPQIPQNTGNIGRMCAVTRTRLHLVHPLGFEINDRNLKRAGMDYWHSLDVHHHADWAAFKASAAAPRRLWLFTTHATRTFWDVTYVDGDGLVFGNEEAGAPEWLHGELGDPQRVKIPHANGELRSLNLSTAAGIATYEALRQVGLPAGPALGG from the coding sequence ATGCTTCACGTGGTGTTGTTTCAACCGCAGATTCCGCAAAATACCGGCAATATCGGCCGGATGTGCGCGGTAACCCGGACGCGGTTGCATCTCGTTCATCCCTTGGGATTCGAGATTAACGATCGCAACCTCAAGCGCGCGGGCATGGATTACTGGCATTCGCTCGATGTGCACCACCACGCCGACTGGGCGGCCTTCAAGGCCAGTGCGGCGGCCCCGCGCCGGCTGTGGCTGTTCACCACGCACGCGACGCGGACTTTTTGGGATGTGACCTATGTCGACGGCGACGGGCTGGTGTTCGGCAACGAGGAGGCCGGGGCGCCCGAGTGGCTGCACGGCGAGCTCGGCGATCCGCAGCGCGTCAAGATCCCGCACGCCAACGGCGAGCTGCGTTCGCTCAACCTCTCGACCGCAGCGGGTATCGCCACCTACGAGGCGTTGCGGCAGGTCGGTCTGCCGGCCGGTCCCGCGTTGGGCGGGTGA